In Pseudomonas fluorescens NCIMB 11764, a single window of DNA contains:
- a CDS encoding EVE domain-containing protein, with protein sequence MAYWLMKSEPDELSIKGLEKLGKARWDGVRNYQARNFLRAMAVGDEFFFYHSSCPEPGIAGIGKIVEAAYPDPTALEPESHYYDPKATAEKNAWSAIDVAHVETFTNVLKLDYLKQQTALAEMPLVQKGSRLSVMPVTAEQWAAVLDLR encoded by the coding sequence ATGGCCTATTGGCTGATGAAATCCGAGCCCGACGAACTCTCGATCAAAGGTCTGGAGAAGCTTGGCAAAGCGCGCTGGGACGGGGTTCGCAACTACCAGGCGCGGAATTTTCTGAGGGCCATGGCTGTCGGCGACGAGTTCTTTTTCTACCATTCCAGCTGCCCTGAGCCCGGGATTGCCGGGATCGGCAAGATTGTCGAAGCGGCCTATCCGGACCCGACCGCACTGGAGCCCGAGAGTCATTACTACGACCCGAAGGCCACCGCCGAGAAAAACGCCTGGAGTGCGATCGATGTGGCCCACGTCGAAACGTTCACGAACGTCCTGAAACTCGACTACCTGAAACAGCAAACTGCGCTGGCCGAGATGCCCCTGGTGCAGAAAGGTTCGCGGCTGTCAGTGATGCCAGTAACCGCCGAGCAATGGGCGGCGGTCCTCGATTTACGTTAA
- a CDS encoding HlyD family secretion protein has product MSTHSRSSIFFAGSLMVLLLAAGGFGYWKSMHDRLPEGLYVGNGRLEATEVQIASKTPGRLAEVLVDEGDKVTKGQLLARMDTRTLEAQRRQAEAEVLRTRENLAAAQANVQLRLSEQLLAQQELNRSQTLFKHGFVSGQIIDQQQARIGTGNAAVAAARAQESAVGAAIGAAQAQVAQLTSEIDDSSLRAPIDGVIQLRMAEPGEVLGAGGRVLLLIDPNDQYMNLYLPASVTGRLAVGDEARILLDALPDHPLPAKISFVAAKSQFTPKEVETRDERQKLVFRVKLRLTDPSALPQAKPGMPGAGYVRTAPVGWPANLQ; this is encoded by the coding sequence ATGTCTACGCACAGCCGCTCTTCGATTTTTTTTGCCGGTTCTTTAATGGTTCTGCTCCTGGCCGCCGGCGGTTTTGGCTACTGGAAGTCGATGCATGACCGTCTGCCCGAAGGCCTGTATGTCGGCAACGGCCGCCTCGAAGCCACCGAAGTGCAGATCGCCAGCAAAACACCGGGGCGACTGGCCGAGGTGCTCGTCGACGAAGGCGACAAAGTCACCAAGGGCCAACTGCTGGCCCGGATGGACACTCGCACCCTTGAAGCCCAACGCCGCCAGGCAGAAGCAGAAGTGTTGCGCACCCGGGAAAACCTCGCCGCCGCACAAGCCAACGTGCAATTGCGCCTGAGCGAACAACTGCTCGCTCAACAGGAACTCAATCGCTCCCAGACGCTGTTCAAGCATGGTTTCGTCAGCGGTCAGATCATCGATCAACAGCAGGCGCGTATCGGCACTGGCAATGCCGCCGTCGCCGCCGCTCGCGCGCAAGAGTCCGCGGTGGGTGCGGCGATTGGCGCCGCTCAGGCACAAGTCGCACAGTTGACCAGCGAAATCGATGACAGCAGTTTGCGAGCCCCGATCGATGGGGTGATCCAGCTGCGCATGGCCGAGCCCGGCGAAGTGTTGGGCGCCGGCGGGCGCGTATTGCTGCTGATCGACCCAAACGATCAATACATGAACCTCTACCTCCCGGCCTCCGTAACCGGGCGCTTGGCAGTTGGCGACGAAGCGCGGATTTTGCTCGATGCCCTGCCTGATCACCCATTGCCGGCAAAAATCAGCTTTGTGGCAGCCAAGTCGCAATTCACCCCTAAAGAAGTCGAGACTCGCGACGAGCGGCAAAAACTGGTATTCCGCGTCAAGTTACGCCTGACTGATCCCAGCGCCCTGCCCCAGGCCAAACCCGGCATGCCCGGTGCCGGCTATGTGCGCACCGCCCCTGTTGGCTGGCCGGCCAATCTGCAATGA
- the rbbA gene encoding ribosome-associated ATPase/putative transporter RbbA codes for MTELAVHATGINHRYGKQQALSDIAFSLPAGTRCGLIGPDGAGKSSLLGLIAGVKTLQQGQLEVLGGSIQDRRHRNTLYARIAFMPQGLGGNLYPELSISENIHFFATLFGLSKAECDQRMRNLLLATDLLRFADRPAGKLSGGMKQKLGLCCALIHEPDLLILDEPTTGVDPLSRRRFWELVDDVRRQRPQLTLLVATAYMEEAEQFEHCLMLDGGKLIATGLSKELAAVTSSGKLDEAFTHYQGDSTHDNQPLVIPPRTGTTSDIAIEAHDLTLRFGDFTAVDNVSFAIGRGEIFGFLGSNGCGKTTTMKVLTGLMPASEGSATLLGNPVNAKDLATRKRVGFMSQSFSLYGELSVRQNLDLHARLFDLPKTDSAQRIDELIQRFNLGSVCDQQSGALPLGLRQRLSLAVAVLHRPEVMILDEPTSGVDPAARDDFWRLLIELSREQGVTIFLSTHFMNEAQRCDRISLMHAGKVLACDTPTALQQQYKGETLEAAFVTCLEQAQDTPEPSKPSEPANALAMPALPTKDRGFSPGRLWAVASREGKELLRDKVRMAFALLGAIFMMVIFGYGISLDVEQLAFAVYDQDQTPQSRAYLEAFRGSRYFDEQPPIRDAKELHRRLQRSEIKLALEIPPGFGRDLYAGRQPAVAAWLDGGMPFRAETSRNYVEAVHQANIEQLAEQSSPARNRPAAARLETRFRYNQDVVSVNAIGPGVMALILAFIPAMLTALGIVREKELGSITNFYATPLTRLEFLLGKQAPYLAVSLINLAVLVAMNRWLFGVPFKGSFLTLTFGGLLYVLATTSMGLLISAFTRTQIAAILGTMIITSLPTIQFSGLIVPRSSLEGAAAVMGMLFPAGYFLDIAVGTFTKALDLRQLWPQCLALFGFFLAFTGLSLVMLKKQEV; via the coding sequence ATGACCGAACTGGCGGTTCATGCGACCGGCATCAATCATCGCTACGGCAAACAACAGGCGCTGAGTGATATCGCGTTCAGCCTGCCCGCCGGGACCCGTTGCGGCCTGATCGGCCCCGATGGCGCCGGCAAATCGAGCCTGCTGGGGCTGATCGCCGGGGTGAAAACGCTGCAGCAAGGACAATTGGAGGTGCTCGGCGGCTCGATCCAGGATCGTCGCCATCGCAACACCCTCTATGCGCGCATCGCCTTCATGCCCCAAGGCTTGGGCGGCAACCTTTATCCAGAGCTGTCGATCAGCGAGAACATCCACTTTTTCGCTACCCTGTTTGGCCTGTCAAAAGCCGAATGCGATCAGCGCATGCGCAATCTGTTACTGGCTACCGACCTTCTGCGTTTTGCCGATCGCCCCGCCGGCAAACTATCCGGCGGCATGAAGCAGAAGCTGGGCCTGTGTTGTGCGTTGATCCATGAGCCGGACCTGCTGATCCTCGACGAACCGACCACCGGCGTCGACCCCTTGTCCCGTCGACGTTTCTGGGAGTTGGTAGACGATGTGCGGCGTCAGCGGCCGCAACTGACACTGCTGGTCGCCACCGCGTACATGGAAGAGGCCGAGCAGTTTGAACATTGCCTGATGCTCGACGGCGGTAAGCTGATTGCCACGGGCTTGAGCAAGGAATTGGCGGCAGTCACCTCGAGCGGCAAACTCGACGAAGCCTTCACCCACTATCAGGGCGACAGTACCCACGACAATCAGCCCCTGGTAATTCCGCCTCGAACCGGCACCACCTCCGACATCGCGATCGAAGCCCACGATCTGACCCTGCGTTTCGGCGACTTCACGGCTGTAGACAACGTCAGCTTTGCCATCGGTCGCGGCGAAATTTTCGGCTTCCTCGGCTCCAATGGCTGCGGCAAGACCACCACCATGAAAGTCCTCACCGGGCTGATGCCCGCCAGTGAAGGCAGTGCCACGCTGCTGGGCAACCCGGTGAATGCCAAGGACCTGGCCACCCGCAAACGGGTCGGGTTCATGTCCCAGAGTTTTTCGCTGTATGGCGAACTCAGCGTGCGGCAGAACCTGGATTTGCACGCACGGCTGTTCGATCTGCCAAAAACCGACAGCGCACAACGCATTGACGAACTGATCCAGCGCTTCAATCTGGGCAGTGTTTGCGATCAACAGTCCGGGGCGTTGCCTTTGGGCTTGCGCCAACGGCTGTCACTGGCGGTGGCGGTGCTGCATCGTCCGGAAGTAATGATCCTCGACGAACCGACTTCCGGCGTCGATCCGGCGGCACGGGACGACTTTTGGCGACTGCTGATCGAGCTGTCGCGCGAGCAAGGCGTGACGATTTTCCTCTCCACTCATTTCATGAACGAAGCCCAGCGTTGCGATCGCATCTCGCTGATGCACGCTGGCAAAGTGCTTGCCTGCGATACGCCAACAGCGCTTCAACAGCAGTACAAGGGCGAGACGCTGGAAGCTGCATTCGTCACGTGCCTGGAACAGGCCCAGGACACCCCCGAGCCTTCAAAACCTTCAGAGCCTGCGAATGCGCTCGCCATGCCGGCGCTGCCAACCAAGGATCGCGGTTTCAGCCCAGGACGCCTGTGGGCGGTGGCGAGTCGTGAAGGCAAGGAACTGCTGCGCGACAAAGTGCGGATGGCCTTCGCCCTGCTGGGCGCCATTTTCATGATGGTGATTTTCGGCTACGGCATTTCTCTGGACGTAGAGCAACTCGCCTTCGCCGTCTATGACCAGGATCAGACGCCACAAAGCCGCGCCTACCTGGAAGCCTTTCGCGGCTCTCGGTACTTCGACGAGCAGCCCCCCATCCGCGATGCCAAAGAGCTGCATCGCCGCCTGCAGCGCTCGGAAATCAAACTGGCGCTAGAGATTCCACCCGGTTTTGGCCGGGATCTGTACGCCGGGCGCCAACCGGCTGTGGCAGCCTGGCTCGATGGCGGCATGCCGTTTCGCGCCGAGACCAGCCGTAACTACGTCGAGGCGGTGCACCAGGCCAATATCGAACAACTGGCCGAACAGAGCAGCCCCGCGCGGAACCGGCCAGCCGCCGCCCGACTGGAAACCCGCTTCCGCTACAACCAGGACGTGGTCAGCGTCAACGCCATCGGCCCCGGGGTCATGGCGCTGATCCTGGCGTTCATCCCCGCCATGCTGACGGCGCTGGGCATCGTGCGCGAGAAGGAACTGGGGTCAATCACCAACTTCTATGCCACGCCGCTGACCCGGCTCGAATTTCTGCTGGGCAAACAGGCACCGTATCTGGCTGTCAGCCTGATCAACCTCGCGGTACTGGTCGCGATGAACCGATGGCTGTTCGGGGTGCCGTTCAAGGGCAGCTTCCTGACGCTGACCTTCGGCGGGCTTCTTTATGTGCTGGCGACAACCAGCATGGGCCTGTTGATCTCGGCATTCACCCGAACCCAGATCGCCGCCATTCTCGGCACCATGATCATCACCAGCCTGCCGACCATCCAGTTTTCCGGACTGATCGTGCCGCGCTCATCCCTCGAAGGCGCGGCGGCAGTAATGGGGATGCTGTTTCCAGCCGGTTACTTCCTCGACATCGCCGTCGGCACGTTTACCAAAGCGCTGGACCTGCGACAGTTATGGCCGCAATGCCTCGCATTGTTCGGGTTCTTCCTCGCATTCACCGGGCTCAGCCTGGTCATGCTGAAAAAGCAGGAGGTCTGA
- a CDS encoding ABC transporter permease, translated as MHKLAHILRLGLKELTSLRHDSVLLLFLFYAFTVAIYMPAAGSVIGVHNASVAIVDEDHSLLSRQLTQALQPPEFQRPVPLPYEQLDQVMDSGQYTFVINVPASFQTDLLAGRQPAVQVNVDATAMSQAFMGAGYIGRIFQRELLNYSGQSDVASKAPALLTTRAMFNTNLEGGWFLAVIQIVNNITILAIILTGTALLREREHGTLDHLLVLPLTALEIMLAKIWSNMLVVVLCTWLSLEVIVKGALGVPLAGSLSLFLLVTAVYLFASTALGIFLATLARSTPQFGLLAIPVIIPMLLLSGGSTPLDSMPQWLQWVMQGSPSTHFVSLSAAILFRDAGITVVWPDLLALTAIGLLFFAIALMRFRKSLAS; from the coding sequence ATGCATAAGCTCGCGCACATCCTGCGCCTGGGTCTCAAGGAACTCACCAGCCTGCGGCATGACAGCGTCCTGCTCCTGTTCCTCTTTTACGCCTTTACGGTTGCGATCTACATGCCGGCGGCGGGCTCGGTGATCGGCGTGCATAACGCCAGCGTGGCCATCGTCGACGAAGATCACAGCCTGCTGTCGCGACAACTGACCCAGGCGCTGCAACCTCCGGAATTCCAACGCCCGGTCCCGCTGCCATATGAGCAACTGGACCAGGTCATGGACAGTGGCCAGTACACCTTTGTCATCAATGTACCGGCGAGTTTTCAGACGGATCTGCTGGCCGGTCGTCAACCCGCCGTGCAAGTCAACGTCGACGCCACCGCCATGAGTCAGGCGTTCATGGGCGCGGGCTACATAGGACGAATTTTCCAGCGCGAATTGTTGAATTACAGCGGCCAGAGCGATGTGGCGAGTAAAGCACCGGCGCTGCTGACCACTCGCGCGATGTTCAACACCAATCTGGAAGGCGGCTGGTTTCTGGCGGTGATCCAGATCGTCAACAACATCACCATCCTTGCCATCATCTTGACCGGCACCGCACTGCTGCGTGAACGCGAACACGGCACCCTCGACCATTTACTGGTGCTGCCGCTGACGGCACTTGAAATCATGCTGGCGAAAATCTGGAGCAACATGCTGGTGGTGGTGCTGTGCACCTGGCTGTCGCTGGAGGTCATTGTCAAAGGCGCGCTGGGCGTGCCGCTGGCCGGCTCCCTGAGCCTGTTTCTGCTGGTGACTGCGGTTTACCTGTTCGCCAGCACGGCACTGGGGATTTTTCTCGCGACCCTGGCTCGTTCAACGCCCCAATTCGGTCTGCTGGCGATTCCAGTGATCATCCCGATGTTGCTGCTGTCCGGTGGCAGCACGCCGCTGGACAGCATGCCGCAATGGCTGCAGTGGGTGATGCAGGGCTCGCCGTCGACGCATTTTGTCAGCCTGAGCGCCGCGATATTGTTTCGCGACGCCGGCATCACTGTCGTCTGGCCCGATTTGCTGGCGCTCACGGCCATCGGCCTGCTGTTTTTCGCGATTGCGCTGATGCGGTTTCGCAAGAGCCTGGCGTCCTGA
- a CDS encoding flagellar basal body-associated protein FliL, which yields MKAWIMLLLALSLPVAAVAEEAKEGAAPKVNYITLSPPFVGNYGLDGTPKLKVYKADVALRVTGDEATQLVKANEPLIRNQLVALFAQQTTEAMNNVEAKEKLRQEALKQTQQIMNDETGKPVVEDLLFNNLIIQ from the coding sequence GTGAAAGCGTGGATCATGTTGTTGCTGGCCCTGTCTCTGCCTGTGGCAGCAGTGGCTGAAGAAGCCAAAGAAGGTGCAGCCCCAAAGGTTAACTACATCACCCTGAGCCCGCCGTTCGTGGGTAACTATGGGCTGGACGGCACCCCGAAGCTCAAGGTCTACAAGGCTGATGTGGCACTGCGGGTGACGGGCGATGAAGCGACCCAGCTGGTGAAAGCCAACGAGCCGCTGATTCGTAATCAACTGGTGGCGCTGTTTGCCCAGCAGACGACCGAGGCGATGAACAACGTCGAGGCCAAGGAAAAGCTGCGTCAGGAAGCGTTGAAGCAGACCCAGCAGATCATGAACGATGAAACCGGCAAGCCGGTGGTTGAGGATTTGTTGTTCAACAACCTCATCATTCAGTAA
- a CDS encoding NADPH:quinone oxidoreductase family protein, with protein sequence MKAVLCKAFGPAESLVLEEVASPVAKKNEILLEVHAAGVNFPDTLIIEGKYQFKPPFPFSPGGEAAGVVSAVGEKVSHLKVGDRVMALTGWGSFAEQVAVPGYNVLPIPTSMDFNTAAAFSMTYGTSMHALKQRGNLQPGETLLVLGASGGVGLAAVEIGKAMGARVIAAASSAEKLAVAKAAGADELINYSETSLKDEIKRLTDGQGADVIYDPVGGDLFDQAIRAIAWNGRLLVVGFASGRIPEFPVNLALLKGAAVVGVFWGSFAQRQPQDNAANFQQLFGWFAEGKLKPLVSQVYPLSNAAQAINDLGQRKAVGKVVVQVR encoded by the coding sequence ATGAAAGCCGTGCTGTGCAAAGCCTTCGGCCCTGCCGAATCGCTGGTGCTGGAAGAGGTCGCCAGCCCTGTCGCGAAGAAGAATGAAATCCTGCTGGAGGTTCACGCCGCCGGGGTGAATTTCCCGGACACGCTGATCATCGAGGGCAAATACCAGTTCAAACCGCCCTTCCCGTTTTCCCCGGGTGGCGAAGCGGCCGGCGTGGTCAGCGCAGTGGGCGAGAAAGTCAGCCACCTGAAAGTCGGTGACCGGGTCATGGCGCTGACCGGCTGGGGCAGTTTCGCCGAGCAGGTCGCGGTACCAGGCTACAACGTGCTGCCGATCCCGACCTCCATGGACTTCAACACCGCCGCTGCTTTCAGCATGACGTACGGCACCTCGATGCACGCACTCAAGCAACGCGGCAACCTGCAACCGGGTGAAACCCTGCTGGTGCTCGGTGCGTCCGGCGGTGTCGGCCTGGCCGCCGTGGAAATCGGCAAAGCCATGGGCGCCCGCGTGATCGCCGCCGCCAGCAGCGCCGAAAAACTAGCGGTGGCCAAGGCTGCGGGCGCCGATGAACTGATCAACTACAGCGAAACCAGCCTCAAGGACGAAATCAAACGCCTGACCGACGGCCAGGGCGCCGACGTGATCTACGACCCGGTCGGTGGCGACCTGTTCGACCAGGCCATCCGCGCCATCGCCTGGAACGGCCGGTTATTGGTGGTCGGCTTCGCCAGCGGGCGCATTCCGGAATTTCCTGTGAACCTCGCACTGCTCAAGGGCGCTGCGGTGGTTGGCGTATTCTGGGGTTCGTTTGCTCAACGTCAGCCGCAGGACAACGCGGCGAACTTCCAGCAATTGTTTGGCTGGTTCGCCGAAGGCAAGCTGAAGCCGCTGGTGTCGCAGGTGTATCCGCTGAGCAATGCGGCGCAAGCGATCAATGATCTTGGCCAGCGCAAGGCGGTCGGGAAAGTGGTGGTGCAGGTTCGCTGA
- a CDS encoding energy transducer TonB, protein MRWFLCVLLLVLSIEVRAGEVFLIPENNPKPVYPVALSRSGITGALNVSFTVHADGSVSLVEASKDAHPDLVEASRTAVSQWRYKPWEVSIERPAQIQVVAPMVFRLDDKMPIHANEELKKLSCGEVAKAALRLADYSWVDMPVFSWTRSYLTHSLAPTQLPEARRLELIAKLNKSVPSIVRRCNTHQASRYVRFLPEEIRELL, encoded by the coding sequence ATGCGGTGGTTTTTGTGTGTGCTTTTGTTGGTTTTGTCCATCGAAGTCAGGGCTGGCGAGGTGTTCCTGATTCCGGAGAACAATCCCAAGCCGGTTTACCCGGTGGCGCTTTCTCGAAGCGGTATAACCGGCGCGCTGAATGTCAGCTTTACCGTTCATGCCGACGGATCGGTCAGCCTGGTAGAGGCTTCAAAGGACGCTCATCCCGACCTTGTCGAAGCCTCCCGAACGGCGGTGAGCCAATGGCGATACAAGCCCTGGGAGGTTTCCATCGAGCGACCCGCGCAAATCCAGGTGGTCGCGCCGATGGTGTTCAGGCTGGACGACAAGATGCCGATTCATGCCAACGAGGAGTTGAAAAAGTTGAGTTGTGGTGAGGTCGCCAAGGCAGCACTGCGGCTTGCAGACTACTCGTGGGTGGACATGCCGGTGTTCAGCTGGACGCGCAGTTACCTGACCCACTCTCTTGCCCCTACGCAATTGCCGGAGGCGAGACGTCTGGAGCTCATCGCTAAACTCAACAAGAGCGTGCCTTCGATTGTTCGGCGTTGTAATACGCATCAGGCGTCACGGTATGTGCGTTTTCTACCGGAGGAAATTCGCGAGTTGCTTTGA